A single window of Bacteroidota bacterium DNA harbors:
- a CDS encoding nucleotide sugar dehydrogenase, with product MSDYKTELLRKIENRSLVIGVIGLGYVGLPLAVEFGRQYPVIGFDINTKRVEELKKGEDRTLEVDSDELAEAKHLVYSYNKEELRNVDVFIVTVPTPVDDYKIPDLTPLVKASETVGGVIKPGAVVVYESTVYPGCTEEDCIPVVEKQSGLKFNKDFFAGYSPERINPGDKEHRVSTIKKVVSGSTPEIAHAVNELYKTVIIAGTHLATSIKVAEAAKVIENTQRDINIAFVNELSMLFTKMGIDTVEVLEAAGTKWNFLPFRPGLVGGHCIGVDPYYLTHKAVNIGYHPEIILAGRRINDGMGAFIASQFVKLLIKGGYKIQGSKVLVLGITFKENCPDIRNSKVIDIITELKEFGCAVEVCDPLADAEEVRHEYGVDLTTCENFNTVQYDGMILAVAHDEFRAIDVPALKARNIVLYDVKSFFDKELVDERL from the coding sequence ATGTCAGACTACAAAACAGAACTCCTCCGGAAAATAGAAAACAGATCACTCGTCATAGGTGTAATTGGGCTTGGATATGTAGGCCTCCCCCTTGCAGTCGAGTTTGGCAGACAATACCCCGTAATCGGTTTCGATATCAACACAAAACGCGTTGAAGAACTTAAAAAAGGTGAGGACAGAACCCTCGAAGTGGATTCTGACGAACTTGCCGAAGCTAAACATCTGGTTTATTCCTACAACAAAGAAGAACTCCGAAATGTGGATGTCTTCATAGTTACCGTTCCCACACCGGTTGATGATTATAAAATCCCCGACCTCACCCCCCTCGTAAAGGCGAGTGAAACAGTCGGAGGTGTAATAAAACCCGGTGCTGTTGTAGTCTATGAGTCAACTGTTTACCCCGGATGTACTGAAGAAGATTGTATCCCCGTGGTTGAAAAACAGAGTGGATTAAAATTTAATAAAGATTTCTTCGCAGGCTACAGCCCTGAAAGAATCAATCCCGGCGACAAAGAGCACCGCGTAAGCACTATCAAAAAGGTGGTTAGCGGCAGCACACCTGAAATTGCTCACGCAGTAAACGAACTTTATAAAACCGTCATAATTGCCGGTACACATCTCGCCACCTCAATAAAGGTTGCAGAAGCCGCAAAAGTAATTGAAAACACACAACGCGACATAAATATCGCATTTGTGAACGAACTCTCGATGCTCTTTACCAAAATGGGCATCGATACTGTTGAAGTGTTGGAAGCTGCCGGAACAAAGTGGAACTTCCTCCCCTTCCGCCCCGGACTTGTAGGCGGCCACTGTATCGGTGTAGATCCATACTATCTCACCCATAAAGCAGTAAATATTGGCTACCACCCCGAAATTATCCTCGCGGGCAGAAGAATAAACGACGGTATGGGCGCCTTCATCGCATCCCAGTTCGTAAAGCTCCTCATAAAAGGCGGCTACAAAATACAGGGGAGCAAGGTACTCGTTTTAGGTATTACATTTAAAGAAAATTGTCCCGATATTCGTAACTCAAAAGTGATAGACATCATTACAGAACTCAAAGAATTCGGATGTGCAGTCGAGGTATGTGACCCCCTCGCAGATGCCGAAGAAGTAAGACACGAATACGGAGTCGATCTTACAACATGCGAAAATTTCAACACCGTACAATACGACGGAATGATTCTCGCAGTTGCCCATGACGAATTCAGAGCGATAGATGTTCCTGCCCTCAAAGCAAGGAACATAGTCCTCTACGATGTCAAATCCTTCTTCGACAAAGAACTTGTAGATGAGCGTTTATGA
- a CDS encoding SDR family oxidoreductase has product MKFLVTGGAGFIGSNIVLELLKQGHSVRVLDNFSTGRRRNLLGLENDIELIEGDIRSYHTVAQAVRGVEAILHQAALPSVPRSINDPISTNDVNVGGTLNLLDAARGSGVRRVVFASSSSVYGDTPELPKHEGMTPNPMSPYAVSKLTGEYYMKVFHRLYGLETIALRYFNVFGPNQDPTSQYSAVIPKFITAMKEDRQPVIYGDGTQSRDFTFVSNVVNANLLAATKQLDEYGLVMNIACHERISLNELIEELNKVLDKNIKPVYESARPGDVKHSFAAIGLIKEKLGFEVGARFAQGLAFTIDHFAKGN; this is encoded by the coding sequence ATGAAGTTTCTCGTAACAGGTGGTGCCGGTTTCATCGGCTCAAACATCGTTCTCGAGCTTCTGAAACAGGGACACAGCGTCCGTGTACTCGATAATTTCTCCACGGGGCGACGCAGAAACCTCCTCGGACTTGAAAACGACATAGAACTTATAGAAGGTGATATCCGCAGCTACCACACAGTGGCACAGGCAGTACGCGGAGTTGAAGCTATACTTCACCAGGCGGCACTTCCATCCGTTCCCAGATCGATAAACGACCCGATCTCAACAAACGATGTGAATGTCGGCGGAACATTAAATCTCCTCGACGCAGCTCGTGGTTCGGGAGTAAGAAGAGTGGTTTTTGCCTCCTCTTCATCAGTTTATGGCGATACACCAGAATTGCCCAAACACGAGGGAATGACACCAAACCCGATGTCCCCTTATGCTGTATCAAAGCTTACGGGTGAATATTACATGAAAGTCTTTCACCGCCTCTATGGACTCGAGACAATCGCTCTCAGATATTTTAATGTGTTTGGACCAAATCAGGATCCCACATCTCAATATTCGGCAGTAATCCCAAAATTCATAACAGCGATGAAAGAAGACCGTCAACCCGTAATCTATGGTGACGGCACACAAAGCAGAGATTTTACATTCGTCTCAAATGTAGTGAACGCGAACCTTCTCGCTGCCACAAAACAATTGGACGAATACGGGCTCGTGATGAACATCGCCTGCCACGAACGAATCTCCCTCAACGAACTCATAGAGGAACTCAACAAAGTCCTCGACAAAAACATAAAGCCCGTTTACGAATCCGCCAGACCGGGGGATGTGAAGCACTCCTTTGCAGCGATTGGGTTGATTAAGGAAAAGCTGGGGTTTGAAGTGGGAGCCCGTTTTGCACAAGGGTTGGCATTTACTATAGACCATTTTGCCAAAGGGAATTGA
- a CDS encoding NAD-dependent 4,6-dehydratase LegB, translating to MSKVLVTGAGGFIGSHLTELLVKKGFDVKAFVRYNGKNDWGWLESSEVRNNIEVISGDIRDYDSVYSATKGCESVFHLAALIGIPYSYVSPLAYIRTNIEGTYNILEAGRQLGLEQILVTSTSETYGTAQYVPIDEKHPSVGQSPYSATKIGADQLSDSYFRSFNTPVKIVRPFNTYGPRQSARAIIPTIITQILSGKTEINLGNLDPTRDLTFVKDTAEGFYEIYRSERTFGEATNIGMNEEISVGNLVLMIARLLGKDITVLQDGQRIRTGKSEVERLWCDNSKIKKLTGWAPTYQLESGLNETIDFLKNNLQRYKPEVYNV from the coding sequence ATGAGTAAGGTTCTTGTGACGGGTGCCGGTGGTTTTATTGGATCTCATCTTACAGAATTATTGGTTAAAAAAGGTTTTGATGTCAAAGCATTTGTCAGATATAATGGGAAAAATGATTGGGGCTGGTTAGAATCATCCGAAGTTAGAAACAATATTGAAGTAATTTCCGGTGATATCAGAGACTACGATTCAGTCTATTCAGCAACGAAAGGCTGTGAATCGGTTTTTCATCTTGCTGCCCTAATTGGGATTCCTTATTCTTATGTTTCTCCCTTGGCTTATATAAGGACCAACATTGAAGGTACTTACAATATACTCGAAGCCGGCAGACAGCTTGGTTTGGAACAGATTCTGGTTACATCAACGAGTGAAACCTATGGTACGGCTCAATATGTACCTATAGATGAAAAACATCCATCGGTAGGGCAGTCGCCATATTCAGCAACAAAGATTGGTGCAGATCAACTTTCTGATAGCTACTTTAGGTCTTTCAACACTCCTGTAAAAATCGTCAGACCATTTAATACTTATGGACCAAGGCAATCTGCAAGGGCGATTATCCCTACTATAATTACTCAGATTTTGTCCGGAAAAACAGAAATCAATTTAGGGAATCTTGATCCAACTCGTGATTTGACTTTTGTGAAAGATACTGCAGAGGGTTTTTATGAGATTTATCGCTCCGAAAGAACTTTTGGAGAGGCAACCAACATTGGAATGAACGAAGAAATTTCTGTGGGTAATCTTGTTCTAATGATTGCCAGGCTTTTAGGTAAAGATATCACAGTATTGCAGGACGGTCAAAGGATTAGAACAGGAAAATCGGAAGTTGAAAGACTATGGTGTGACAATTCTAAGATTAAAAAACTTACAGGGTGGGCACCAACTTATCAGTTGGAATCAGGTTTAAATGAGACAATAGATTTTTTGAAGAATAATCTTCAGAGATATAAACCAGAGGTTTACAATGTCTGA
- a CDS encoding N-acetylneuraminate synthase family protein, translating to MNYDPLVIAELGINHGGSLEVAKEMVDAAARVGVEIIKHQTHIVEDEMSSEAKKVIPGHTKESIYEIMAKCALDEKDERALQDYVHSKGLIFISTPFSRAAADRLISMDVPAFKVGSGECNNYPLLNHIADFGKPIILSTGMNSIESIQKAVKIFRDKLVPFALLHCTNVYPTPPEIVRLNAINELRISFPDAVVGLSDHTITNYPSIAAVALGASILERHFTDKMDREGPDIVCSMDPKACKELIVASRIVKLARDGGKGPVVQEKSTIDFAYASVVTIKEIKKGERLTKENIWVKRPGTGEILAEFYETLLGKKAKRDVEIDIQLSWKDVE from the coding sequence ATGAATTATGATCCCCTGGTCATTGCAGAACTGGGTATTAATCATGGTGGATCCTTGGAAGTTGCCAAGGAAATGGTTGACGCGGCTGCAAGAGTTGGGGTAGAAATAATTAAACACCAAACTCACATCGTCGAAGATGAGATGAGCAGTGAGGCAAAGAAAGTAATTCCCGGTCATACCAAGGAATCAATTTATGAGATCATGGCCAAGTGTGCATTAGACGAAAAGGATGAGAGGGCTTTACAAGATTATGTGCATTCTAAAGGCTTAATTTTCATCTCGACACCCTTTTCGCGAGCCGCCGCCGATCGTTTGATCTCAATGGATGTACCGGCATTTAAGGTGGGTTCCGGTGAATGTAACAATTACCCTCTACTTAATCATATAGCTGATTTTGGTAAACCAATCATCTTATCAACCGGGATGAATTCTATTGAAAGTATCCAAAAGGCAGTCAAAATTTTTAGAGACAAACTGGTTCCTTTTGCATTGCTGCATTGCACAAATGTGTACCCCACTCCTCCGGAAATTGTAAGATTGAATGCTATCAACGAACTTAGGATCTCATTTCCCGATGCAGTTGTTGGATTGTCTGACCATACTATTACTAACTATCCCAGTATAGCAGCAGTTGCCTTAGGAGCATCAATCCTTGAAAGACATTTTACCGATAAAATGGATAGAGAGGGCCCGGATATAGTTTGTTCCATGGACCCAAAAGCTTGTAAGGAACTGATTGTTGCTTCAAGAATTGTAAAACTGGCTAGGGATGGCGGTAAGGGACCGGTCGTTCAAGAAAAGTCTACAATCGATTTTGCTTATGCATCAGTGGTTACAATTAAAGAGATTAAAAAGGGTGAGAGATTGACTAAAGAAAATATCTGGGTTAAAAGACCCGGAACTGGAGAGATTCTTGCTGAATTTTATGAGACTCTATTGGGGAAAAAAGCAAA